AATAACCTTGGTTCCCGCACATCGGATTTACTCCGAAAAGTATTTGCGATGCAGGACAATAAATAAAAACAAATATGAAAAAACTTACAGCATTGCTCTTCATTTTTACCCTTACCTCCTGCGCCGAACTACAGCAGGTAGCCAGCCAATACCCGCAAATCGGCGGTTTGGGCAATCCCGATATCGCGGCCGGTCTTCGTGAAGCACTGAACAACGGTATTACGAAACAGGTCACCAAACTCACTGCTACTGACGGTTTCTTTAAAAATGAAGCCGTAAAGATTTTACTTCCGACGGAATTGCAGAAAGTGGATAACACGCTTCGTAAGATCGGGCTATCAAGCCTCGCCGACGAAGGACTGAAAGTGTTGAACCGCGCTGCAGAAAGTGCTGTAAAGGAAGCGACACCCATTTTCGTCAGTGCTGTAAAAAACATCACTTTCAATGATGCCAAAAACATTCTTTTAGGCAATGACACCGCGGCAACTGCTTACCTTGAAGGCGCTACAAATGCGGCTTTATATGCTAAATTCAGCCCTGTAGTGCAGTCGTCTCTTTCAAAAGTAGGCGCAGACAAGGTTTGGGCCAACATCATCACTAAATACAACGCCGTGCCGCTTACCAATGATGTCAACCCGGATCTAAAGGATTATGTCACCAAAGAAGCCATGAAAGGCGTTTTCAAAATGATCGCCGTGGAGGAGAAAGACATTAGGAACAACCTCAGCGCGAGGACCAGCGATTTGCTGCGCAAGGTTTTTGCAATGCAGGATTAAAATGGATTTTCAGATTATCAGAAAGGTATGTCCGATGATCTGAAGATCTGACAATCTGAAAATCCAATCTGAGATTTACACTATCACTAACAAATAAATAACAGAGTGTTAACATATTGATTCTGAAAAATGTACGACATTTGTATCATAATATGCACTCATATTGGTTTGGTTAGTTAGAGTTTTAAGGAGCCGGGATTTATTCCGGCTCTTTTTATTTTACAAGGCGGCTGTTTTATGAAATCCGTTCATGCAGTTTCCTGAAATATGAAAATGCTTTCACCAGCCGGGTCCCGTACCACGAGAACATTTCCCCATCTACAAAAATGACTTTGGCGTGGTGCGTGAATCTTCCGACCTCAAAAGCGTCCTGCTCATTAAAAGGGTAGGGTTCTGATGATAAAAATACAATTTCCGGGTCGCCCTGTATGCGGATTTTCTGAATGATGACTTCAGGATAACGGCCTTTGTCTTCATAAATATTGCTGAAGTGATTCAGTTTCATCATCTCATTAATAAAAGTATCACAACCCGCTGACATCCATGGATTTTTCCAGATAAAATAAGCGGCTTTCTGTTGCGGCATATTTTTAACGAAAGCTTCAAAATCCTGTCTCGCAAACCGGATCTTATCGATCCATTTCCGGGCTTCCGTGCGGCGGTTGAATAAGTTTCCGAATTGCAGGATCACTTCCAGGCTGTCCTCTATCGTGATGATATTCGTAACCCAAACCGGCGCGATGCCTTGCAGCGATTCCACAATCTCCAGCGTGTTTTCTTCCTTGTTGCAAATGATGATGTCGGGCTGTAACAGGCGTATTTTTTCCACATGGACTTTCTTGGTGCCGCCTACGATTTTTTTTGTTGATTTTAAATGAAATGGATGTACACAGAATTTCGTAATCCCGACAAGTTGGTCTTCAAGCCCCAGATCATAAAGCAATTCCGTTTGTGATGGTACCAATGACACAATGCGTACGGGGGCTTTTTCAAAAGTGAAATGGTGGCCAAGCTGGTCCTTAAATTCGGGCATCGGAATAATTTTGGCCAAAAATACTAAATAACTTCGCACCTTTGCAGTACCAATTTTTATGAAATGAATATCAGGTTGCTGGCCATCGGGAAAACGGATAATAAGAGTTTACAGGCATTGATTGACGAGTACACGAAACGTTTGTCGTTTTACATAAAGTTCGACCTCGAAATCATCCCTGATATCAGGAATGTCAAAAACCTTTCCGAAGCACAGCAAAAAGAAAAAGAAGGGGAGTTGATCCTTTCAAAACTCACTGCCACGGACCAGTTGATTTTACTGGACGAAAACGGAAAAAGCTTTTCTAGCGTAGGTTTTTCTGAGGAATTGCAGAAGAAAATGAATTCCGGCGTAAAAACGCTGGTGTTTGTAATAGGCGGGCCTTATGGCTTTTCCGAAACGGTTTATGCGAAAGCGAATGGGAAAATTTCGTTGTCGCTGATGACTTTCTCACACCAGATGGTGCGGTTGTTTTTCATTGAGCAATTGTACCGCGGGTTTACGATTTTGAAGAATGAACCTTATCATCACCAATAGGATCGCCGGATTTTAAGATTATAAGACTTAAGGTTTAGATACCATTTGAAAAAGCTTCACACATTCCACCGCCTCCTTTACATCATGCACACGAAGGATATTTGCGCCTTTTGTCAATGCGATTGTGTTTAAAACTGTTGTTCCGTTAAGGGATTCTTCAGGTTTGATTCCCAGATGTTTGTATATCATTGATTTCCTGGAAATCCCTATCAGCAAAGGCAATTGCAATAGTTGCAACAATTCCGTTTTTTGCAGCAATTCATAGTTCTGTTCCAAAGTTTTTGCAAAACCAAATCCCGGATCGATAATCACATCATTGATACCGAAACTCCTGGCTTCTGCCACTTTTTCGGAAAAATAAAAAATCAACTCTTTGATGATGTTTTCATATTGCGCGAGTTGCTGCATGGTTTTCGGGTCGCCTTTCATGTGCATCATGATGTAAGGTACTTTCAGATTGGCCACAGTTTGCATCATCTCCGGATCTAGATTCCCTGCAGAAATGTCATTGACTATCGCTGCACCCGCCTCTACAGCGGCTTTGGCGACTTTGCTTCGGAACGTATCAATCGAAAGGAGCGTTTCCGGAAAATGTTGTAAGATGGAAGTTATCGCAGGAACTACCCTTCCGATTTCTTCAGATTCAGAAACGAATTCGGCGCCGGGCTTACTTGAATATCCTCCGATATCAATAAAATCAGCCCCTTCTGCAAGCATTTTTCCAGCCTGTGCCAAAAGCGCTTTTTCAGAGCCATATCGCCCGCCGTCAAAAAACGAATCTGGCGTGACGTTCAGGATCCCCATCACTTTGGTGGCGGTCAGGTCAATGAGTTTTCCTTTGCAATTGATGGTCATGTGTTGGATTTTCATGTGCGTTACCGGCTTTGTACTTCAATCTTATTTCCATACTTTTGGAAAAATTACAAAACAAAGATACACCGAAATGAGTAACACCATCCAGGAATATGACAATGTGATTGCAACCTGCCGCCAGCTGTACATCAATAAAATGAAGGATTACGGTAGCGCCTGGCGTATTTTGAGGCTTCCGTCGCTTACCGACCAGATTTTCATTAAGGCACAGCGCATCCGCAGTCTGCAGGAAAATGAAGTGCGCAGGATTGATGAAGGAGAGGCGGGTGAGTTCATCGGCATCATCAATTATTCGCTGATGGCACTGATTCAACTGGAATTAGGCGTGGCCGACCAGCCCGATCTGGATGTGGAGAAAGCAACACAGTTTTATGATGAAAAAATACGCATCACCAAAGAATTGATGGAAGCCAAGAACCATGATTATGGCGAGGCATGGCGTGAAATGCGTGTCAGTTCACTTACTGATTTGATTTTGCAGAAGCTCTTACGCGTCAAGCAAATTGAGGACAATAAAGGCAAAACGCTCGTTTCGGAAGGGATTGATGCCAATTACCAGGACATGATCAATTATGCCGTTTTCGCGCTGATCCTGATGGATTTTCACAAATAACAACTCATTAACAAACGGGAAAAACTGTTTGGCTTATTTTTGGGGAAACTAAAAAAACATGACTACCAATACTAAAAACTATATTGCCTGGAGCCTGCGCATCGTGATCGCTTTCCTGTTCATCCTTTCTGCGGCAGCGAAACTTTCCAAGAGTGAATTGTTCGATTCCCCATATTTCGCCATTTCCACTTTCGAAGTGAAACAGCTGTATCCGATGGGATTTTCAGAAAATTTTGCGCCTTATTTTTCAAGGATTCTGATCGGAATTGAACTGGCTTTGGGATTTTTATTGTTGCAGAAGCATTTCTTAAGGAGGTTCGTTATTCCCGTGACGACATTGCTGTTGCTGGTTTTCGTTGGGCACCTGACCTACGTAACGTTCATCAGCGGCGGAAATATTGGGAACTGTGGCTGTTTCGGGGAACTGCTCCCGATGACGCCCATTGAAGCTATTATTAAAAATGTTGTAGCCATTGGACTTTTGGCATGGTTGTATATGCTGCTGCCGAAAAATGAAAAAGACGGTAATTTCTGGATACTGACGACGGTATTGTTTGCAACGATACTGGGTATTTTTATGCTGGCTCCCATCCAGCCGAAAGCGGTCGAACTGCCTGCTGCCATAACCGATACGGAAACGCCTGCAGACAGTACGGCATTGCCGGAAACCACAGGCACGGTTGATTTGCCTGAGACGATTGAGAAAGCCACCGATACCGTTAAAAAACCGGACGCCCCAAAGGTACAAATGGAGCCGGCACCACATAAATCAGGGTATAAATCGTATTTTGCGGACATCGATAAGGGTAAAAAACTACTTTGTTTCCTCGTTCCGGGCTGTGACCATTGCCGTGATGCTGCGAAGGAAATCACGGAATTGCGCAGGAAAGACAAAAATTTCCCTGCCGTCCGCATTATTTTTATGAATGAGGAAGCCGATCTGATCCCGGAGTTCTTTAAATATGCCGGTGCCGAATACCCGTATAAGATCATTGACGTGATTCCGTTCTGGAATGTGTTGGGAAGCGGCAAGGATACGCCCGGGATAAAATACCTTTGGAATGGCAACGAATACAAATATTATTGGGGAATCACCGATAATAAATTCAATCCGGAAGACCTGGAAAAACTGATTAATAAGCCGTTTTCCGAACTCCCTAAAAAATAGCACACACGCCGGATGATCCGATATTTTCTCCATAAAGCCGGTTATGCACTCCTGACACTCTTTGGGGTAGTGACCGTGATTTTTTTCCTGTTCACCATTTTGCCGGGTGACCCCGCGCGCATGATGCTCGACCAGAATGAGAATTCGGAACAATTGGCCATCATACGCAAGAAATACGGTTTTGATAAACCGGTTTCGACGCAATATATGTATTACCTGAATGATCTTTCGCCGGTTTCATTGCACAGCAAATTCCCGGATGATTATACTTTTTTAAGCGAAGGCAAATACAATGCAGCGCGTTTGTTTTCAATAGGGAATAACGAACTCGTACTGAAAACACCGTACCTGCGGGAGAGTTTCCAGAAAAGCGGCAAGAAAGTCTCGGAAATTATCGGGAATACCCTGCCCAATACTTTCCTGCTCGCTTTGGCAGCAATCATCATCGCAGTCATTTTCGGGATTCTTCTGGGGATTGTTTCCGCTGTTTATAAAGATACGGTTACAGACAGGCTGATCGCGCTGATCAGTACACTCGGGATGAGCATTCCGTCGTTTTTCAGCGCGATATTATTTGCATGGGTTTTCGGTTTTGTATTGCATGAATATACGAATCTGAATATGACCGGAAGTCTGTATGAAGTCGATGATTTCGGCGAAGGATCCTTTATCCAATGGAAAAATATCATTTTGCCAGCTGTAGTGCTCGGCATACGTCCTTTGGGTGTCGTAATCCAGTTGATGCGCAATGCATTACTCGAAACCTTCAGCCAGGATTACATCCGTACGGCGAGGGCAAAAGGGTTAAGCGAATGGCAGGTAATCAGGAAACATGCACTGAAAAACTCAATGAATCCGGTCGTAACGGCCATTTCCGGCTGGTTTGCATCGATGCTTGCCGGTGCGGTTTTCGTGGAATTTATTTTTGGGTGGAACGGACTCGGCAAGGAAATCGTGGAAGCCTTGAGCAACCTCGATTTGCCGGTGATTATGGGTTCAGTGATCGTAATTGCGGCGACTTTCGTCATCATCAACATCCTGGTCGATCTGGTTTATGCGTGGCTTGATCCGAAAATCAGGCTGCAGTAATTGGATTAAAATTGACTATTTTTGTAAAGCTTCAAATCTGCCGCAAGGCGATAAAACCATTTAAAATGAAAAACATATTCTTATCGATGCTTTTGGCCCTTCCATTGGTATCCTGCAATGCACAAAAATCGTTTTCAAAAGACGCGCTTTCTGAAAAACTGAAAGCTTTCGACGGTAGTGACACCAACCTGAAAACCATCCTGGAAAAACATAAAGGCAAAGTCACTGTTATTGAAATCTGGGCTTCGTGGTGCGGCGATTGTGTCAAGGCCATGCCTAAACTCAAAACGTTGCAGGCGAACAACCCGAACGTGGATTATGTATTCATCTCCATGGATAAGGCTGAGGAAAAATGGAAAGCAGGCATTGAAAAACACGAGCTCAAAGGAGACCACTATTGGGCTAATGACGAGAAAATGATGAAAGGCGCATTTGGTAAAGCGATCGACCTGGACTGGATCCCGAGGTATATCATTATTGATGCCAAAGGCCAAATCGTAACCTACCGTGCGATTGAAACCGATTTTGATTCCATGGAAAAAACACTAAAAACACTACAATAATGAGGACAAAAATTGTTGCCGGAAACTGGAAGATGCATAAAAATGCTGAAGAAACCGAAGATTTACTCAACGAGTTAATCAATGCACTTCCCGATGATAAGGAAGCACGTATTATTGTTGCGCCAACATTTGTGAACCTGGCATCGGCGGTGGACCATCTCGAGTTTACGAACATCGGGGTGGCGGCACAAAATATGCACCAGGCGGAAAGTGGCGCTTACACGGGAGAGATTTCGGCAGATATGCTCAAAAGTATCGGTGTTGGGATTGTAATCCTTGGACATTCTGAGCGCAGGGCGTATTTCCATGAAACCGATGCATTACTGGCTTCAAAAGTGGATACAGCACTAAAGCACAACCTGGAAGTGATTTTCTGTTTTGGAGAAGAACTCAAGGACAGGCAGTCCGGGAACCATTTCAATATTGTAGAAAATCAGTTGCAGGATAGTTTGTTTCATCTTGAGCAAGGTGCCTGGGAAAATATCATCCTGGCCTACGAGCCGGTTTGGGCCATCGGTACCGGAGAAACTGCAAGTCCGGAGCAGGCACAGGAAATGCATCATTTTATCCGTGAGACGATTAATAGAAAATACGGCAACATCGCGCAGGACGTTTCCATTTTATACGGTGGCAGCGTAAAGCCTGAAAATGCAAAGGAGATCTTTTCAAAACCGGATGTTGACGGCGGACTCATCGGCGGTGCAGCACTGAAGGCAGTTGATTTTGCTGCAATTGTGGAGGGGATTTAAGTAATTTTTTTTTACACCATAGTTATAAACAAAAGCAGCCCAAGGCTGCTTTTTTAGTTAACCGGCTTTTCCTTCCCACTGATGATTTCAGTAAATTGCTGCTTTCGCTTCAAAAACCAGCTTTCGAAATATTGATAAGAAAGGGCAGCCATGGCGCTCGTTAATACCATGGCCAGCGGGTAAATGAACCAATTTGAAAAATGCCCGGTATTTCGGCAAATGGCAAATGCCAGTACTATCGCAATCGGGTGATACATATATAAACCATATGAAATGCGCCCCAAATAATTCAATATATTGTTTTCGAGCGATATCGAAAGCGTATCATTCGCAGCAAGATTCAATACAATGATCCCAAATAGCACCGCATAAATTTTATCATGGAGATAAGGGAAATGATACCCCATAGCCAATAAAAAGATGGTTGCCATCAATACAACGTAGAAGACACGGTTATCCATTAACAAGGAAAGCATGCGGCTTTTCCTGAAATACAGTAAGGCCAGGATTCCGCCAATTGCCATGCAGTCGATGCTAAATCCAGGCCAAAAAAGGCGCAACACAAGGCTTCCGGGCAAATCGTCTGACCAAGGTGATTTAAGCAGGGCTAAAATGATATTATAACATAGGATAATCCCCAGCATCATCGCCATCCTGTATTTTTTAAAGAATCTCAGGAGCAGCGGCCACACGAGGTAAAATTGCTCTTCCGTACCGATGGACCAGGTATGTGAGGCGTATGGGATGGAACTCAGTGCCGCACAAGCGAGATTCGGCAGGAAAAAAACGTAAAAGATAATTTTTAGCGCCAGTTGTGAATAAATGGCATCCTTACCAAAACGGGGCAATACAAAAATATCAATATTGGGCAATACCAGGAAAGCCAGCAGTAAAATCAGGAAATATAATGGCCAGATGCGGAGTATCCTGCGGGTGTAAAAATTCCTGATGTTGATTTTACCAAAGGCGGTTTCTTCAAACAAAAGCAAATAAGTAATCAGGAAGCCGCTCAATACGAAAAACAAGATCACGCCAAGCGGCCCGGCAATTGTAGCAAAAGGAATGTCATCATGTTCCATCCTGAAAAAGCCTTTGTATGCTTCGACATGATGGATAATAACCAGCAACGCTGCGATGAAACGCAGCCCGTTCAGGTTTGGGAAATATATTCTGGGTTGTTCCATCGTGTTCAATGAAGTCTGATGACTGTTAGAGGAAACCACAACAGGAGAGACGTTTTTGCAGTCATTTTGTTATACCCCGAATTGCCTCAGATGATGATCTGCATGCTTATAAGCAAACAACCCGACCTGTTCCCTGTTCATCTTCCCGAAAAAAGGATGCACGAAATCATTATTGGAAAATGCCTCGTATTGACTGATTCGCCCAAGCCATTCATTTCGCTGTTCCTCAAAGTTTCCGGATTGGGAAGTAGTTTCAAAAAGGGGCGCAGTAGGTGAATTTTTTCCGAAAGGCCTGCCTTCCTCCAACGCTTTCTTCAAAATCATCTTCCCGATGATCCGGCCAATGAAAACACGTTTGATCTTAAGGTGCCCAAGCAGCATATCTTCGCAAAGTGTGCAATGTTTCAGCATTTGGTACCCATTCATTTTGCCCCAAAGCGCCTCATGCTCAGGAGTCAGGGATCTGATGCGCGAGATGATATTATCGGCATGGACGGGATTGAACATCGAAGTCATGGGATTTGTTTTTAGTTTAAAGGCGAAGTTAGGAAAATATTCAGCTCATATAAATCCTTGTATTATGAAAAGCCATTAATGCCACGCATTTACCTTCATGACGTTACTACTTATTTCCGCTTGCTCCTTTTCGCAAATGGATTAAAGTCAACACACAACTGCAGCCAATACGCAAGGTCCTTCGCGCTTCTGAAGCCGTCTTCAATGACATAAACATACCCTTTCATTGACTTTCCCGTGAATTCCATCGGGATTACATAATCCTTTTCCAAAGCACCTGCATACGCTTCATCGCCAATCCTGCATAGCAGGTAATTGGCTCCAGATGCTTTGTCAATATGCGCAGCACAGCACATTTTGTCATCGACCATAAAACAAATGCCGCGAAACATCTCCTTTTCATAAAAATCCATTCCTGTGTGCTGTAAGAACCCGCGAATGCGTTGCACAGTGTTTTCGTTGTAAGCCATAGTCTGTATAAATGCTGTTATTTCAAAATGTCTTTTGTAATCCGGTCCTTATCTAAGGTTTAGCGGCGCTTTTTTCATCCCCTTGCAGCTTGAAGTTTGATTTATAAATATCAAAAAATATGAAGCCTGCCATTAATAATGATGCTGACATAAAAATCGCTAAAAAACCATTTTCAATCTCCAGAATGTCCAGGATCAGGCAAATTACCCAAATAATAAAAATATTAAGATTAAATATTCCGCTCAGCACATAAAAGAAGTTTGATGTCAGCATACTTGGCTTCTTCCTTAAATGAAGCACCAATCTGATGATTAATAAAATTAAAGCGAACCCGGTCCCAAACATCACACTATAAAAAAAGTTGAATAATAATCCCCAACCTTCAAACATCCTATGCTCCTGTGTAAAATAATCAAAGAACAGATAGAGTGTCCAAAAATTTATAAAAACGAATGATAATGTGGAGTACCTGAATATTTTTTCCCGCATTTCCAAATAAATTGAATAAGTTATCGCATAGCAATTATAAAAACAAATAAGACAGCTCCCACAAACATACAAAAAACCGCTATCGATGCTTTACTATTTCGGTACTGATACGCTTCTAATGCGGTACTAGTGCGGTACTAATGCAGTACTAAAGCGGTACTAAAGCGGTACTGGTGCGGCAGAGAGCGGTAAAAGCATCCTCAATTTACTACTTTACAACTTTGTAACTTTCCCACTTTCCCACTGATTATAAAATCCGTAAATTGCGCGCTCAAAATCCACAGTAAAATACAAATGGAACAAGTAAAGCCTTATATTCCTGTCAATAAAGTAAGAATCGTTACCGCTGCGTCATTGTTCGACGGGCATGATGCCGCAATCAATATCATGCGACGTATCATCCAGTCCACCGGCGTTGAAGTGATCCATCTCGGCCACGACCGTAGCGTAGAAGAGGTTGTCAATACGGCCATTCAGGAAGATGCCAATGCCATAGCGATGACATCTTACCAGGGAGGTCACAACGAATACTTCAAGTACATGTACGACCTGCTAAAGGAAAAAGGTGCCGCGCACATCAAGATCTTCGGCGGCGGCGGCGGTGTCATCCTGCCTTCAGAAATCTCCGAACTGCACGAGTATGGCATCGAACGCATCTATTCCCCGGATGATGGGCGCTCCCTCGGATTGCAGGGCATGATCAACGACCTTGTGAAGCGCAGCGATTTTCCGATAGGGGACAGGCTCAACGGCGAAGTGGACAACCTTGAATCCAAAAATCCGACCGCCATCGCGCGTGTCATCTCCTCAGCCGAAAATTTCCCCGAAGTGGCCAAGGCAGCCATGGAAGCCATTTATAAGAAAAACAAAAAAAGCAAAACCCCTGTACTCGGAATCACCGGAACGGGCGGTGCAGGGAAATCATCACTGGTAGACGAACTCGTACGCAGGTTCCTCATTGATTTCCCTGAAAAAACCATCGGACTGATATCCGTAGATCCATCCAAAAGGAAAACCGGCGGTGCGTTACTTGGTGACCGCATCCGCATGAACGCCATCAACAACCCGCGGGTGTACATGCGTTCCCTGGCAACACGCCAGTCCAACCTGGCCTTATCGAAATATGTAGCTGAAGCCATCGAAGTACTGAAGGCTGCAAAATACGACCTGATCATCCTCGAGACTTCCGGCATCGGACAGTCGGACACCGAGATTATGGACCATTCAGATGTTTCCTTATACGTCATGACGCCCGAATTCGGTGCTGCAACACAGTTGGAAAAGATTGACATGCTCGACTTCGCCGACCTCGTGGCAATCAATAAATTTGACAAGCGCGGCTCGCTTGATGCGTTGCGCGA
This genomic stretch from Flavobacterium pallidum harbors:
- the rlmH gene encoding 23S rRNA (pseudouridine(1915)-N(3))-methyltransferase RlmH, producing the protein MNIRLLAIGKTDNKSLQALIDEYTKRLSFYIKFDLEIIPDIRNVKNLSEAQQKEKEGELILSKLTATDQLILLDENGKSFSSVGFSEELQKKMNSGVKTLVFVIGGPYGFSETVYAKANGKISLSLMTFSHQMVRLFFIEQLYRGFTILKNEPYHHQ
- a CDS encoding DUF1569 domain-containing protein codes for the protein MTSMFNPVHADNIISRIRSLTPEHEALWGKMNGYQMLKHCTLCEDMLLGHLKIKRVFIGRIIGKMILKKALEEGRPFGKNSPTAPLFETTSQSGNFEEQRNEWLGRISQYEAFSNNDFVHPFFGKMNREQVGLFAYKHADHHLRQFGV
- a CDS encoding DUF1599 domain-containing protein, whose translation is MSNTIQEYDNVIATCRQLYINKMKDYGSAWRILRLPSLTDQIFIKAQRIRSLQENEVRRIDEGEAGEFIGIINYSLMALIQLELGVADQPDLDVEKATQFYDEKIRITKELMEAKNHDYGEAWREMRVSSLTDLILQKLLRVKQIEDNKGKTLVSEGIDANYQDMINYAVFALILMDFHK
- a CDS encoding MauE/DoxX family redox-associated membrane protein — encoded protein: MTTNTKNYIAWSLRIVIAFLFILSAAAKLSKSELFDSPYFAISTFEVKQLYPMGFSENFAPYFSRILIGIELALGFLLLQKHFLRRFVIPVTTLLLLVFVGHLTYVTFISGGNIGNCGCFGELLPMTPIEAIIKNVVAIGLLAWLYMLLPKNEKDGNFWILTTVLFATILGIFMLAPIQPKAVELPAAITDTETPADSTALPETTGTVDLPETIEKATDTVKKPDAPKVQMEPAPHKSGYKSYFADIDKGKKLLCFLVPGCDHCRDAAKEITELRRKDKNFPAVRIIFMNEEADLIPEFFKYAGAEYPYKIIDVIPFWNVLGSGKDTPGIKYLWNGNEYKYYWGITDNKFNPEDLEKLINKPFSELPKK
- the folP gene encoding dihydropteroate synthase; the encoded protein is MTINCKGKLIDLTATKVMGILNVTPDSFFDGGRYGSEKALLAQAGKMLAEGADFIDIGGYSSKPGAEFVSESEEIGRVVPAITSILQHFPETLLSIDTFRSKVAKAAVEAGAAIVNDISAGNLDPEMMQTVANLKVPYIMMHMKGDPKTMQQLAQYENIIKELIFYFSEKVAEARSFGINDVIIDPGFGFAKTLEQNYELLQKTELLQLLQLPLLIGISRKSMIYKHLGIKPEESLNGTTVLNTIALTKGANILRVHDVKEAVECVKLFQMVSKP
- a CDS encoding TfoX/Sxy family protein, which encodes MAYNENTVQRIRGFLQHTGMDFYEKEMFRGICFMVDDKMCCAAHIDKASGANYLLCRIGDEAYAGALEKDYVIPMEFTGKSMKGYVYVIEDGFRSAKDLAYWLQLCVDFNPFAKRSKRK
- a CDS encoding ABC transporter substrate-binding protein, which translates into the protein MPEFKDQLGHHFTFEKAPVRIVSLVPSQTELLYDLGLEDQLVGITKFCVHPFHLKSTKKIVGGTKKVHVEKIRLLQPDIIICNKEENTLEIVESLQGIAPVWVTNIITIEDSLEVILQFGNLFNRRTEARKWIDKIRFARQDFEAFVKNMPQQKAAYFIWKNPWMSAGCDTFINEMMKLNHFSNIYEDKGRYPEVIIQKIRIQGDPEIVFLSSEPYPFNEQDAFEVGRFTHHAKVIFVDGEMFSWYGTRLVKAFSYFRKLHERIS
- a CDS encoding DUF4197 domain-containing protein, which gives rise to MKKLTALLFIFTLTSCAELQQVASQYPQIGGLGNPDIAAGLREALNNGITKQVTKLTATDGFFKNEAVKILLPTELQKVDNTLRKIGLSSLADEGLKVLNRAAESAVKEATPIFVSAVKNITFNDAKNILLGNDTAATAYLEGATNAALYAKFSPVVQSSLSKVGADKVWANIITKYNAVPLTNDVNPDLKDYVTKEAMKGVFKMIAVEEKDIRNNLSARTSDLLRKVFAMQD
- a CDS encoding acyltransferase family protein, with the protein product MVSSNSHQTSLNTMEQPRIYFPNLNGLRFIAALLVIIHHVEAYKGFFRMEHDDIPFATIAGPLGVILFFVLSGFLITYLLLFEETAFGKINIRNFYTRRILRIWPLYFLILLLAFLVLPNIDIFVLPRFGKDAIYSQLALKIIFYVFFLPNLACAALSSIPYASHTWSIGTEEQFYLVWPLLLRFFKKYRMAMMLGIILCYNIILALLKSPWSDDLPGSLVLRLFWPGFSIDCMAIGGILALLYFRKSRMLSLLMDNRVFYVVLMATIFLLAMGYHFPYLHDKIYAVLFGIIVLNLAANDTLSISLENNILNYLGRISYGLYMYHPIAIVLAFAICRNTGHFSNWFIYPLAMVLTSAMAALSYQYFESWFLKRKQQFTEIISGKEKPVN
- a CDS encoding ABC transporter permease → MIRYFLHKAGYALLTLFGVVTVIFFLFTILPGDPARMMLDQNENSEQLAIIRKKYGFDKPVSTQYMYYLNDLSPVSLHSKFPDDYTFLSEGKYNAARLFSIGNNELVLKTPYLRESFQKSGKKVSEIIGNTLPNTFLLALAAIIIAVIFGILLGIVSAVYKDTVTDRLIALISTLGMSIPSFFSAILFAWVFGFVLHEYTNLNMTGSLYEVDDFGEGSFIQWKNIILPAVVLGIRPLGVVIQLMRNALLETFSQDYIRTARAKGLSEWQVIRKHALKNSMNPVVTAISGWFASMLAGAVFVEFIFGWNGLGKEIVEALSNLDLPVIMGSVIVIAATFVIINILVDLVYAWLDPKIRLQ
- a CDS encoding TlpA family protein disulfide reductase, with the translated sequence MKNIFLSMLLALPLVSCNAQKSFSKDALSEKLKAFDGSDTNLKTILEKHKGKVTVIEIWASWCGDCVKAMPKLKTLQANNPNVDYVFISMDKAEEKWKAGIEKHELKGDHYWANDEKMMKGAFGKAIDLDWIPRYIIIDAKGQIVTYRAIETDFDSMEKTLKTLQ
- the tpiA gene encoding triose-phosphate isomerase, translated to MRTKIVAGNWKMHKNAEETEDLLNELINALPDDKEARIIVAPTFVNLASAVDHLEFTNIGVAAQNMHQAESGAYTGEISADMLKSIGVGIVILGHSERRAYFHETDALLASKVDTALKHNLEVIFCFGEELKDRQSGNHFNIVENQLQDSLFHLEQGAWENIILAYEPVWAIGTGETASPEQAQEMHHFIRETINRKYGNIAQDVSILYGGSVKPENAKEIFSKPDVDGGLIGGAALKAVDFAAIVEGI